A segment of the Anguilla anguilla isolate fAngAng1 chromosome 6, fAngAng1.pri, whole genome shotgun sequence genome:
AAGAACAGGTTAAGACAGAGGCTCACCTGGTTGGCCACGCCTCTGTGAgggctggccacgccccccctcccacctgacCATTCCATTTTTCAGCCCATTAGAACACCGGTGAGCCAGTGTTCCGTTGCATTTCACCACCCACTGCTGCTCCCCGTTGGGAAACATGTCCCAGCGTGAGCACAGAGAAGGTATgagccaaattagggtgggCGGGCAGGTAAGCCCACGTTACCGTTGCATGCTCACTCAAACACAGGAGAACTCCTCAGTGCTAAAGCAGCTCTCTGAAAGAGCTTGTCTCAGTCTAGTAGTGACCACCGGTGCACTGTGTGCATTAAAAGTTCACAGTCATAGCTGATTTAACACAGGACAATTTGGAGTGCATTTACAAaaactttccttttttctatGTCAGAACACTGGTTTCAGCACACAACATTTATTATTTGCGTTGGTGCACGAGTCACGAGTGAGTAAGGGGTATGTATATTCTAGACAGGAAAACTGATTTAGAATGAAAaagtgagaagaaaaaaaaactggtatttTTACATCAGTCAACAAACCATGAATGAAAACCCTGCCAATATTTCAGTTGGATCTCCATGGTGCATTTTACATATTCAGGTCTTATGGACTGTtatgacagagacagacagcactatactttttttcttaaagttAAACTTATAGTCCAAAGAAACATGTAAATCTCAAGACAAGAACTAGGAGGAAAAGACAAGTAATTTACAACATCACAGCATGAAACCATTAGAATAAATAAAGGAGAGGCCAGACGAGCATACTTAGTTGCACTGGGTGGAGCCCACACACACGGTTGATATGGTTCTTCCGGTCACACCAGGATACGTTTTCTCCATGTACACAGAATGACTGATAAGATCATGCAGACAAATCTGAGAATACCGGTTCCTTCAAAAACCAATCACAAAGGTCCCAACATCAGATTTATATGAAGGAATGCTTCGAGGTCACATGGGTCTCATATGAATTCCTCTGCAATAAATCAAAGTTTGAGAACCGTGTACTCTTGAGAAAGGGTTAGGTCAGTACTTTGGGCTTTTgttctttgctttaaaaaaaagaaaaaggtttgtTTCGAGTGTCCACTATTTCTGAAGAACAAGCAAGCTACCGTATGCACCCCCTAGTGTTGAGTATGGGCGAATGGGCGATAACGTGTAGTCTTGCGAACTGTTGCTAACgccaaatatgtttttttgtcatcGTTTTCAGTTTTAGTAGTAATAAATGTGCGTAAGCGTATGTTAAATCAAGaatgtgaaaaatacattaagaaaaattaaatcaaGCGAATCACTTTACAAAATATTGTACAGGCAATGATTTGGACATTTGTTCAACTTCCACCGGGGGCCTTTTTGCCATAAAGCTATGACGTCGACGTTATGACGTTCTCTTTCCCCGCTGTCACAAGGAGGTTTGGGTACGTTCCACTTGTCTCCCTTAGAATCCGAACAAAATCAGCATCATCCTCGTTTCTAACATCGCAAAAGTGAACAGTCCAACATGTATTGTGGTCAAACCCTGTGCATATTTTCGTATTTCAGAATTTTACGTCCGCCATCCATCGATAATCTACAATGGCCGAGGAAGGGTAAGTCTGACGTGAAGATTTCATTGCATggttgctaacgttagctgttcAATTGTACAGTGCAGCATTAATAGTGTAAGTTAGAAACCCCTTTGTATTGCTTAGTCTTCAAAATAGGAGTGCGTGTTTTTGTTACAGCGCCTTGGTAACTTTAACATTATGTTTAAACTAGCTAAATgtgtctagctagctagtttctTGCGCTATCTTGCAAGTAAGTGGACTGATGTTATGCAGTCGGCTAACTTTCTGTCTGTATCGAAATTGTGTGGTGTATCGAAGGGAAACCCATAACTATCGCTTGCGGTATAATTTTAGAGGCTGCGGCATTGCAATGATGATTTCATTCTTTAGTCGGATACCCCTTCACTCTTAATTATGAGTGAGATCCCTTTTCTGACTTGCCGGCGGCCGCGCACGTGCTGAATGCGGGTCTGAGCGGCACTCGCTTGACTCGTGCACCTAAcctaaattttaatttttgtctCCTCTGTCCTGTTTTAAAGCATCGCTGCCGGAGGTGTGATGGATGTTAACACCGCTCTCCCGGAAGTGCTGAAAACCGCACTCATCCACGATGGTTTGGCCCGCGGTATCCGCGAAGCAGCGAAGGCTCTGGACAAGTATGGAACTTACGGCAAATATACTGGATCTGACTAGCCGGGCTTTTCGAGCTCTTACCCCCgggtgtaaaataatttttgttgtaACGGTTCTGCTGAAGACTGGGCGACGAATTTTGGCTGTTACCAGCAAGTGTGTACCTACCTATTCCTGAATCCGTGATGATATTCTGGCTCCCTCTTCTGAACCAAGTGAGGAGAACTGCCATTGTTACCCAAATATTTCTGAGGTCCAGGAGTGTTGGTACCGATGAACATGATTCCAGAACGCACTGCTCCCTTTTGAACATGCGGTGTTAAACTGGAATCACAAGTTCAACCTGATTTTTATTCTGGTTTTGGTAATTTGATAGGTCTTACCATTTCCTGCTATTGGCCCTCTCTTTATTTGGTCTGAGCCCTCATTGTGGTGGTCTAACTGCatgtagggcagcagtgtagtataattggCAAGGAACTGGTATTGAAACCTaaaggtttgattcctgggtaggacactgccattgtacccttgagcaacctgcgttgcttcagaatatatccagctgtataaatagatgccatgtaaatgctatgcaaaagttgtggaagttgctctggatgagagcgtctgttaaaatgcctgtaatgtaatctgcaTTTTGGAACTCTCAACCTATTTTGTACTTGAATGGCTGAGACTCCGTGTGTGACATTGATCCTATTGGCTGACCGTGTCGACCGCTTTGCTCGCCAGACGCCAGGCCCACCTCTGTGTTCTCGCCGCCAACTGTGACGAGCCCGCCTACGTCAGGCTTGTGGAGGCTCTCTGCGCCGAGCATCAAATCAACCTCATCAAGGTGTGCTATcgccttttttgggggggggggagagagaatgtgcTTCGCTGATATCGTAAGGTTGACTCAGCCCAATATCTGGGCGATATTTTCTATCTGAGTATCACTACAGTTTATGTAGTGTAAAGACTGCCGTCTAGTGCAGTGGTGAGACAACCCTGTTTCTGAAGATCTATGGTCCTGTAGTTTTCAtttcctaatttggcacatctgactTCGTTATCAGCTCAACGAGGCCTCTAGATGtttaatgaggtgtgctttgctagAGTTGGAGTGAACCTACAGGAGGacggttgatctccaggaacagggttccTGTTCTAGTAGGGTGATCTGTCGATTGTATTTCAGTCTCGCTCCAAGACTTTGGGTGCAGTTTTTTTGAACAGTAGGTGCTGTTTGCTGCTATGGAGATATTTGCCAGTGCTGTATCAGTGATGATAGCTTGGCTCCCTCTACTGAACTCCAGTGAGGAGAACCGCCATCGTTACCCAACTGTGACTGAGATGCAGCAGCTGGTGCTAACCTCTCCCTAACCTTCGACCCAAGAGTGCAATGCTGACAGACTCCTCCCACTTTACCCCCCCTCTGTAGGTTGACGACAACAAGAAGCTCGGCGAGTGGGTGGGCCTCTGCAAGATTGACCGCGAGGGGAAGCCGCGCAAGGTCGTGGGGTGCAGTTGCGTCGTCATCAAGGTGAGGCGTGGCTCCTGGGTCGTTTTTGGGACccgggggggcggtgtggggggcTGGTCGGGGTGGAGGGTGGTCGGGGGGCCGTGCCAGGCGAATGcaggtgctgtgctgtgtgtgccatGCAGCTGTTTTATATTTCCTGGCTATAGCGAGCGCCAGGGCACGAGCCTCGGGAGCACGTCATGGTCTCTGAGGTCCCTAAGAATGGCGACAACGCACCACGGGGGTGTGGAGCCCTGATGTGTTCTGGGAAAAGTCCGGTTCATTCAGAAAAGTTCATTTTGCCCAATGGGTCTGATGTCCTTTGCTTAGTGAACTGAAGTGGAAGCACACGTTTCAAGATTGGCTAGTTAGTGCTCTCATTCAATCAAAATGACCCATAGAATGTTTACTTATTTGTGGAAAAAGCTGAACCTCTGGATGTTGGGTCGTATTGGGTGAGGAtctgaaggattttttttgtatgtttctaCAGGACTATGGCAAGGAGTCCCAGGCGAAGGATGTCATTGAAGAGTACTTCAAGGCTAAGAAATGAGGTGTGAATAACAGCCGCTGAAAATAAAGCTAAAAAATTGGACATGgttgttgggtttttttgtttgtttgtatctTTGTGGTTGTTGGTAAGAGGGACAAGCTTCATA
Coding sequences within it:
- the rps12 gene encoding 40S ribosomal protein S12 → MAEEGIAAGGVMDVNTALPEVLKTALIHDGLARGIREAAKALDKRQAHLCVLAANCDEPAYVRLVEALCAEHQINLIKVDDNKKLGEWVGLCKIDREGKPRKVVGCSCVVIKDYGKESQAKDVIEEYFKAKK